The following are from one region of the Populus trichocarpa isolate Nisqually-1 chromosome 8, P.trichocarpa_v4.1, whole genome shotgun sequence genome:
- the LOC7473208 gene encoding uncharacterized protein LOC7473208, translating to MGIFSRSAAGRKPNETIKIILTTFLGVAFGFLIGVSFPTLSLTKLNISPNFIPSIDISYKEGLTPQNTRSSKGNNSGSMQAPNLNNTSKIWVPSNPRGAERLPPRIVAAESDLYLRRLWGNPNEDLTSTPKYLVTFTVGYDQRMNIDACVKKFSENFTILLFHYDGRIAEWDEFEWSTRAIHVSVRRQTKWWYAKRFLHPDIVARYDYIFIWDEDLGVEHFNAEEYIKLVKKHGLEISQPGLEPSKGLTWQMTKRRDDREVHKITDEKPGWCTDPHLPPCAAFVEIMAPVFSRDAWRCVWYMIQNDLIHGWGLDFALRKCVEPAHEKIGVVDSQWIVHQGVPSLGSQGESQNGKAPWQGVRERCRKEWTMFQTRLTSAENAYFRAAGLDPSNSNGH from the exons TTGGAGTAGCTTTTGGTTTCTTGATAGGAGTATCTTTTCCGACCTTGTCATTGACTAAG CTGAATATCTCACCCAACTTCATTCCTTCCATTGATATCTCGTACAAAGAGGGCCTCACACCTCAAAACACTCGGTCTTCTAAGGGTAACAATAGTGGTTCAATGCAAGCACCAAATTTGAACAATACATCAAAG ATTTGGGTCCCTTCAAATCCTCGTGGTGCTGAGCGACTACCACCAAGAATTGTTGCAGCTGAGTCAGACTTGTATTTGCGCAGATTGTGGGGTAATCCCAATGAG GACTTGACCAGCACACCAAAATATCTTGTAACCTTCACTGTTGGCTACGATCAGAGAATGAATATTGATGCATGTGTTAAAAAG TTTTCAGAGAACTTTACTATCCTTCTATTCCATTATGATGGACGAATTGCTGAATGGGATGAATTTGAGTGGTCCACGCGTGCTATTCACGTGAGTGTCCGGAGACAGACTAAATG GTGGTATGCTAAGAGGTTTTTACATCCTGATATTGTGGCACGATATGATTACATATTTATCTGGGACGAAGACCTGGGAGTTGAGCATTTCAATGCAGAAGA ATATATAAAACTAGTGAAGAAGCATGGATTGGAGATTTCACAGCCTGGTTTGGAACCTAGCAAAGGATTAACATGGCAGATGACAAAGAGAAGAGATGACCGTGAAGTTCACAA AATAACGGATGAGAAACCAGGCTGGTGCACCGACCCACATCTGCCACCATGTGCAGC GTTTGTTGAAATCATGGCTCCAGTGTTTTCACGAGATGCTTGGCGCTGTGTGTGGTATATGATTCAG AATGACTTGATCCATGGTTGGGGTCTTGATTTTGCTCTTAGAAAATGTGTAGAG CCTGCCCATGAAAAGATTGGAGTTGTAGATTCCCAGTGGATTGTTCATCAAGGTGTTCCCTCTCTTGGGAGCCAG GGCGAGTCACAAAATGGAAAGGCACCATGGCAAGGG GTAAGGGAGAGGTGCAGGAAGGAGTGGACAATGTTTCAGACCCGGCTGACCAGTGCAGAAAATGCATATTTTAGGGCAGCAGGGCTTgatccttccaattctaatggTCACTAA
- the LOC7473209 gene encoding probable E3 ubiquitin-protein ligase XERICO — protein sequence MGLSSFPGAAGVLPELLMNTILLVALLKNTVRSVLQVMAGANWTPPNYEEEPDGHPQENARERRMSITQFKSLQQNHDGTSYRVSTAMECCVCLCGFQAEEEVSELHCKHFFHRGCLDKWFDNKQATCPLCRSIILLDS from the coding sequence ATGGGGCTCTCAAGTTTCCCTGGTGCAGCAGGAGTGCTACCAGAGTTACTCATGAACACAATCTTATTAGTGGCTCTACTGAAAAACACGGTGAGGTCAGTGCTGCAAGTGATGGCAGGTGCTAACTGGACACCTCCAAATTACGAGGAAGAGCCAGATGGACATCCACAAGAAAATGCAAGAGAGAGAAGAATGTCAATAACCCAGTTCAAGAGCTTGCAGCAGAATCATGATGGCACAAGCTATAGGGTTAGTACTGCAATGGAATGTTGTGTGTGTCTGTGTGGATTTCAAGCTGAAGAAGAGGTGAGTGAGCTGCATTGCAAGCATTTCTTCCACAGAGGTTGTTTAGACAAGTGGTTTGATAACAAACAGGCTACTTGCCCTCTTTGTCGATCTATCATTTTATTagattcataa
- the LOC7469042 gene encoding uncharacterized protein LOC7469042 codes for MWWMMNENGGHYCSKKSDDICDDICGQDSGRILSMSRIRCILRGMDLKTYLLLFILVPTCVYGIYMHGQKISSFFRPLWESPPKTFNEIPHYYHENVSMENLCKLHGWGIREFPRRVYDAVLFSNELDILALRWKELYPYITQFVLLESNSTFTGKEKLLSFANHRDQFKFVEPRLTYGTIGGRFKKGENPFIEEAYQRVALDQLIKVAGISDDDLLIMSDVDEIPSRHTINLLRWCDDTPSVLHLRLKNYLYSFEFLKDIKSWRASVHRYQTGKTRYAHYRQADDILADAGWHCSFCFRRISEFIFKMKAYSHVDRVRFKRYLNPKRIQRVICKGADLFDMLPEEYTFKEIIGKMGPIPHSYSAVHLPSYLLENADKYKFLLPGNCLRESG; via the exons atgtGGTGGATGATGAATGAAAATGGCGGCCATTACTGCTCCAAGAAGAGTGATGATATCTGTGATGATATTTGTGGCCAG GACTCAGGGCGAATTTTGAGCATGTCCAGAATCCGGTGTATTCTTCGTGGCATGGATTTAAAGACATATTTGCTTCTGTTTATACTCGTGCCAACCTGTGTCTATGGTATTTACATGCATGGACAGAAGATCTCATCCTTTTTCCGGCCATTATGGGAATCCCCACCAAAAACGTTCAATGAAATCCCACACTATTATCATGAGAATGTGTCGATGGAGAACCTCTGCAAACTCCATGGTTGGGGAATTCGTGAGTTCCCAAGACGTGTTTATGATGCAGTGTTATTCAGTAATGAATTGGACATCCTTGCTTTGCGATGGAAAGAATTGTACCCTTACATTACACAGTTTGTTCTCCTTGAATCTAATTCAACCTTCACTGGGAAAGAAAAGCTTCTCTCTTTTGCCAACCATCGAGATCAGTTTAAATTTGTTGAGCCCAGGTTGACCTATGGAACTATCGGAGGGAGGTTTAAGAAAGGAGAGAACCCATTTATCGAAGAGGCATACCAGCGAGTAGCATTGGACCAACTTATCAAAGTAGCAGGGATTTCTGATGATGACTTGCTTATAATGTCAGATGTTGATGAGATACCGAGCAGACACACTATCAATCTCTTGAGGTGGTGTGATGACACTCCTTCAGTTCTTCATCTCCGGCTGAAAAATTATCTTTACTCTTTTGAGTTTCTCAAGGACATTAAAAGTTGGAGAGCTTCAGTCCACAGATATCAGACAGGCAAGACGCGGTATGCACATTATCGCCAGGCAGATGACATTTTGGCAGATGCAGGGTGGCACTGCAGCTTTTGTTTCCGCCGTATAAGCGAGTTTATATTTAAGATGAAAGCTTACAGTCATGTTGATAGAGTCAGGTTCAAACGTTACTTGAACCCTAAAAGAATCCAGAGAGTAATTTGCAAGGGTGCTGATTTATTTGACATGCTTCCTGAGGAGTACACATTCAAGGAAATTATTGGGAAAATGGGACCAATTCCTCACTCCTATTCAGCTGTTCATCTTCCATCATATCTTCTGGAGAACGCTGACAAGTATAAATTTCTCTTGCCTGGGAACTGCTTAAGAGAAAGTGGGTGA